The nucleotide sequence AAAGGGCCACCAATAGGGCCatatggaatattatacaacAAGTAAAATTGTAATGATTTCATGGAGCAATGTTTATGGTATGATGTTGATTCTAAACAACAGAATGCAAAGCTATACTCTTCTTCAATAGCCTtggaaaacatttagaaatgctGAACAGACTTAAAATattatatgcttttttatttaagtcaCAGGTCCTTGATTGTTGGTTATAATGATGGCCCTTGAATTTAGAAATATTCTAGAATATTCTGGAGATAATTCCTTCAAAAGttgttaaagtaaaaaaaaaaaacagctaatgCATTTAGAAAAGCTAACTTTTAGTTATTTGGAAAACTTACCAGTTCTAATCTTTATACCTTAGCCATGCCAAGGTTCTTATACTATACAATAAGGTAAAATAAGGATCCATTAATAAAGAATATGTGCCtgaacaatagaatattactcggccataaaaaaagaatgaaatcttgccatttacatcaacatggatggatctagaaggtataatgctaagtgaaataagtcagtcagagaaagataaataccacacgatttcactcatatgtggaatttaagagacaaaaacaaacaaacaaaaaaacgctcttaattacagagaacaaactggtggttaccagaagggaggtgggtgggggatgaatGAATTAGCTGAAGAGGATTAAGAGCACACtgatcatgatgagcactgagagtgtatagaattgttgaatcactattttgtacacctgaaactaaatataacattatatgctaattatactggaattaattaattaattaatttttaaaccccCCAAAAAGAATATGTGATTAATTTATGCAGGAAGTTCAACTGAAGTTATCTGTATTTAgcaaaatcatttctttctttttttcaaaaattttttaaagattttatttatttatttgagacagagagagcacaagcaaggggaatggcagagagcacaagctcagactcctcgtggagcagggagcccgatgccgggctcgattccaagaccccagaatcataacctgagccaaaggcagatgctcaaccaactgtgccatccaggcgcccctagcaaaATCATTTCATGAATAATGCAAATTAATGCTATAAATGAGATTCAAGATCTTTCTAATTTGGTAAAACAGTTTTAAATCAACTATAATTGTAGTTTAAAACAGATGTTTTTGTGTCATTTGTGGTGTTCTCTCAAGGATTTATATTTTgacaacataaaaattattaatacttTCAACAGTTcattaagaaagaataaatgattaatatttattaagtcacataaatgaataaaagttttGTTAGTCTTACTTGAGGTACTAACCATTTATCTAAATACTTTAACTTACACATCTAAATTCTTTAATAATATCTTAAGTTTATTAATCTGGTTACTCATAACCTCAGTGATAGAAATAATAGAGCTAATACAGCATGTCCTTTGCCATCCTCATCATATGTTTTCACATAATTAATACAAAGTCACTTTTATACTAAGATACTATATAAGTATCATTATGTGTTACCAAGTTTATTACACTTAAAATTATACTCTATAGATGTGTAGAGCTTTATAAAgaattttcatatacattatctcatttgatttttataatcaagctataaggaaggaaaaataagaggagaaataacctTTATTGGGGATGCTTACTATGTACAAAGCACATTAAATCCAACATTGCCTGTGTATGTATTGTTTTCCcaatgaatatacatatatttatgttatacttattatatgtttacattatatattatatttgcattctatatttatatatttataatatatgatatGTGGTTATATATCATGTCTCTTGTatgtgacaccaaaaacacaagcaataaaagaaaaaagttgaaatttccttttttttcgcaacgggtttgccgccagaacacaggtgtcgtgaaaaccaccgctcaacctaaaccaaaatgggaaaggaaaagactcacatcaacatcgtcgtcattggacacgtagattcgggcaagtctaccactactggtcatctgatctacaaatgtggcgggatcgacaaaagaactattgaaaaatttgagaaggaggctgctgagatgggaaagggctccttcaagtatgcctgggtcttggataaactgaaagctgaacgtgaacgtggtatcaccattgatatctccctgtggaaattcgagaccagcaagtattacgtgaccatcattgatgccccaggacacagagactttatcaaaaacatgattacaggcacatctcaggctgactgtgctgtcctgattgttgctgctggtgttggtgaatttgaagccggtatctccaagaatgggcagacccgtgagcatgcccttctggcttacacactgggtgtaaaacaactaattgttggtgttaacaagatggattccactgagccaccctacagccagaagagatacgaggaaatcgttaaggaagtcagcacctacattaagaaaattggctacaaccccgacacagtagcatttgtgccaatttctggttggaacggtgacaacatgctggagccaagtgctaacatgccttggttcaagggatggaaagtaacccgtaaagatgggaatgccagtggaaccacactgcttgaagctctggattgcatcctgccaccaactcgtccaactgacaagcccttgcgtctgcctctccaggacgtctacaaaattggtggtattggtactgtccctgtgggccgagtcgagactggtgttcttaaacctgggatggtggtcac is from Zalophus californianus isolate mZalCal1 chromosome 4, mZalCal1.pri.v2, whole genome shotgun sequence and encodes:
- the LOC118356941 gene encoding elongation factor 1-alpha 1, which produces MGKEKTHINIVVIGHVDSGKSTTTGHLIYKCGGIDKRTIEKFEKEAAEMGKGSFKYAWVLDKLKAERERGITIDISLWKFETSKYYVTIIDAPGHRDFIKNMITGTSQADCAVLIVAAGVGEFEAGISKNGQTREHALLAYTLGVKQLIVGVNKMDSTEPPYSQKRYEEIVKEVSTYIKKIGYNPDTVAFVPISGWNGDNMLEPSANMPWFKGWKVTRKDGNASGTTLLEALDCILPPTRPTDKPLRLPLQDVYKIGGIGTVPVGRVETGVLKPGMVVTFAPVNVTTEVKSVEMHHEALSEALPGDNVGFNVKNVSVKDVRRGNVAGDSKNDPPMEAAGFTAQVIILNHPGQISAGYAPVLDCHTAHIACKFAELKEKIDRRSGKKLEDGPKFLKSGDAAIVDMVPGKPMCVESFSDYPPLGRFAVRDMRQTVAVGVIKAVDKKAAGAGKVTKSAQKAQKAK